Part of the Micromonospora rhizosphaerae genome is shown below.
GCCGTAGCCGCCTGGTACTACGCCCACGTCTACCGTGGCGCGAACCAGGTCGACGCCGCCGAGCAGGTGCTCGTCGACGCCGCCGGCCTGGTTGACCCGGCTGCCAGTGGTGAACAGTTGGCGCGGTGGGGGCAGGCGCAGCTCGGCATCGCGCTCGGGCACAGCAAGGCCGGGCGGGCCGGAAAGGCATGGCGCGCGTGGGACGCCGCCGACGGGGCCGCGAGCCGGCTCGGCAGCGGGTACGCCCACCCCTGGCTGATGTTCGGGCCGGCCGCCTGCGCGGCGTACGCGGTCACCATCGAGACGGACCTGTGTCGAGCTGGTGAGGCCGTCCGTCGGGCCGACACGGCGGACTACCGAGCGCTGCCGTCGCACACCCGTCGGGCTGCCGCCCTGATCGAGGCCGCTCGGGCGCACCTGCTGCATCGAGGCGAGGTCGCGGCGATGCACCTGCTCGGCCGGGCGCTGCGAGAGAGCGTGGATACGGTGCGGCACCATCCGTACGCCCGTACGGTCGCCCTGGAGCTGTCGAACCGGCCGGGCACGGTCGGGGAGGACGCGCGGGAGTTGGCTCTCGCGATTGGAGTGACGGGGTAGCGCTCCCTCGGGTACAAACTCTCCCCGCCGCCGCTGGTGACCGCTCGTAGCGTCCGGGTCACTGGCGGCTGCGCGGTTCTTTCAAGGCCCGACTCACGATAGGGCCTGACAAGACCCCGCCGCCGCCTCCCGAGGCTCGACGAGGAGGCGGAACCTGTGGCGATCTGGTCCGAGCTGTGCAAGCTGGTGCGGTGGCTGCTCCGGCGGCCGGAGCCGCCGCCACCGTCGGGCACCGGGCAGCGGTACCAGACGACCGAACAGGCGGAGGCGCAGCGGCGGCTGCTCGACCAAGCGAAGCGGTTGCGCGAAACGCAGTGGTACTGCGAGCCGACGCAGATAGTGCCGACGGTGCCGATGACGCTGGGCCAGCGCACCGGCTACGGGACGAGGGGTCACCGGTGAGCCGAGTGGGGGCCCGCCGTCATGGCATGTCGGCTCCAGGCGGGCAGCGCGTCTCGTACGACGAGTACCTGTTCGCGGCCGCCCTGACCCTCGCCCGACGACACCTGCCGGTGGCGACCAGCCGGCAGGCTCGAACGATCACGGCCCGGTTCCTTGAGAGTGTTCGGTGACCACCCATGGCCCGGTCATGCCGATCTGGAGCTGCGGAGGGTGCCACCTGCCTTGGCCCTGCCCGACGCGGAAGCGGGAGCTGCGGGCGGAGTATGCGGACGCTCCGGTGTCGCTGGCCCTTTACCCTCGGCTCCTACCTAGTACCGGCCACCGAGGACATGCCGTGGACGCCAGCCGGCGTGTTGCACCGCCGCTTCCTCGGCTGGGCCAGAGAGGCCGACGACGCTCCGCCGGCCCCCCAAGCCCGCCAGTAGCTAAGCCGGCGCAGGTGCCCCGTCGTGCTCGGGCGACAGCAGCGGCAGATAGCTCTCGGGACGCCAACCGGCGATCACCTTGGTGAAGAGGCGCGCACCGAGCCGCCGGTAGAACCGCTGCGCCGCGGCGTTTTCCGGCTTGACCTCCCAGCGGATGACGAGCCCGTCGTCGGCCGCGGTACGGGCCAGCGCGAGCATCAGCGCCCGCCCGACCCCGGCGTCCCGGGCGGCCGCCCGGACCCAGAGGTCGTCCAGCGCGAGGATGTCGCGCCCGGACCACAGGTGCAGGCGGCGCTGCGCCGAGACGTAGCCGAGCGGCGCGCCGGCCCGCTCGGCGAGCAGGACGGTGACGTCGTCCCGGCCGAGCAGTTCGGCCCAGCGGGCGGCGGTGACGGTGACGTGCGCCGCGTCTCCCTCGTGGGCGGCGATCTCCCGGACCAGGGTGTGCACGGTGCCGGCGTCGGCCGGACCGGCCGGGCGGATGGTGACGGTGTGGGTCATGGTCTTCTCCTTTCAGGAGGGGTGGCGCCGGCGAGCGCCGGCGCCACCCGGGGGCGACGGGTCAGGGCGTGCCGATGGCGGCGAGGACGTCCAGCCGGGCGGCGCGGCGGGCGGGCAGCAGGCCGGCGAGCAGGCCGGCGGTGAGGGCGACGGCCACCACGATGAGCAGCCGCCCGGTCGGCACCGCCAGCACGGTCGGGACGTCCCGGCCCAGCGCGCGGACCATGGCGAGGGCGAAGCCGCCGCCCAGCGCGATCCCCAGGGCGCTGGCCAGCGCGGCGACGAGCACCGCCTCGGCCCGGATCATCCAGCCCAGCTGCCGGCGGGTCATCCCCACCGCCCGGAGCAGCCCGATCTCCGCGGTGCGCTCGGTGATCGACAGGGCCAGCGTGTTGGTGATGCCCAGCAGAGCGATCAGCACGGCCAGCATCAGCAGCACCGTCACCAGACCGAGCACCTGGTCGATCATCATGGTCCGGCCGGCGACCGCGGCGGCCTGGTCCCGCAGCTGCGCGGTCGGGGTGTCGGCCAGGGCGGCCCTGATCGCCCGCTCGGCGCCCGCGCGGTCGACCGAGTCGGCAGTCCTGATCAGGATGCTGGCGTCCACCTCCTCGCTGTACAGCCGGGCGAAGGTGTCCAGCGAGATGATGTAGTCGGTCGACAGCGCCCGCGCGTCCCCGTCGCGCAGCAGCCCGACGACGGGAAGCGGACGGGTGCCGGTGCGGGAGAACGTCATGGGCAGTTGGTCCCCGACGCCCAGGCCGCGGTCCCGGGCGACCTGCTCGGCCAGCACGACTCCTCCGCCGGTGAGCGCTGCCAGGCTGCCGGCGGTGAAGTGCAGGTTCGCCACCCGGGGCAGCGTCGCCGGGTCCACGGCGGTGAGGGCGCGGGTCGCGTCCCCGTCCCGCCAGTGGCCGTAGCGCAGCCGGGACGCGACCGCGACCTCGGGCAGTCGGCTGATCCGGTCGTAGACGGCGGGGGAGAGGCCGCCGAGCATCTCGTTGCGGGCGCTCTCCACGATGTGGTCGGCGGTGATCACCTCGGCGTAGGACTGCCGGACGGAGCTCTTGACCGAGGTGCCGAGGACGGCCATGAAGCTGATCAGGGCCAGCCCGAGGGCCAGCGCCAGGGCGGTCGCCGCGGTACGTCGCGGGGTGCGCGCGGCCGAATCGGTGGCCAGCCGTCCGGGCACCCCGGCCGCGGCCAGCGGCCGGCCGATGAGGCGTACCAGGGCGGGGGTGAGCGCCGGCCCGAGCAGCGCGAGACCGACGACGGCGGCCACGGCGGCAGCGCCGAGCAGCGGGACCGGAGCGTCCGCGGCGAGCACCGCCGCGATCGCGGCCAGGCCCGCTGCGGCAGCCAGCGCACCGGCGACGACCCGGACCCGTCCGGTGCGGGCGGCGGCCGCGCTGCGCAGCGCCGCGACCGGCGCCACCGCGGCCGCGCGCCGCGCCGGGCCGACCGCCGAGCCGACCGTGACCAGGACGCCGACGGCGAACGCCACCAGCACGGTGCGGGGGGTCAGCACCAGCCCGCCCTCGGGCAGCGGTACGCCGAACGCCCTGGCCAGGTCCCGGATGCCGGTGGCGGCGGCGACGCCGAGGCCCAGCCCGGCGGCCGAGGCGGTGAGCCCGACCAGCAGCGCCTCGCCGAGGACCGAGCGCAACACCTGCCCGGCCGTCGCACCGGCGGCCCGGA
Proteins encoded:
- a CDS encoding helix-turn-helix domain-containing protein, with translation MTDPTAFGARLRAHRERAGKTRPVLGGLVGRSAEWVKALENGRLPPPRLPMLLRLAEVLDISDLADLTGDQSLPVASVTRAGHPDVDNVAAAMQRTAVPVGDPTPVDVLRGLVDQAWTLWHRSTAERSAVAAVLPGLLAYGQRSARQLDGLARRQALVELARVYHLAQLYLAHQPYPELVWLAADRAMLAAKDADDPAAIAVAAWYYAHVYRGANQVDAAEQVLVDAAGLVDPAASGEQLARWGQAQLGIALGHSKAGRAGKAWRAWDAADGAASRLGSGYAHPWLMFGPAACAAYAVTIETDLCRAGEAVRRADTADYRALPSHTRRAAALIEAARAHLLHRGEVAAMHLLGRALRESVDTVRHHPYARTVALELSNRPGTVGEDARELALAIGVTG
- a CDS encoding GNAT family N-acetyltransferase, which codes for MTHTVTIRPAGPADAGTVHTLVREIAAHEGDAAHVTVTAARWAELLGRDDVTVLLAERAGAPLGYVSAQRRLHLWSGRDILALDDLWVRAAARDAGVGRALMLALARTAADDGLVIRWEVKPENAAAQRFYRRLGARLFTKVIAGWRPESYLPLLSPEHDGAPAPA
- a CDS encoding FtsX-like permease family protein, with translation MWRLTLRTTLARRARLALTLLAVVLGVTFATGGLVLTDTSGRLLDDQFRTATAGVDLTVRDAVAFDSAMGVEVARDPLPAAVPDRVGAVPGVATARPLVRGQGLLEVAGRPVVPTGASLLASWVPAPVGAFTVRGGRPPVADDEVVIDEDTARSQRIGLGDIVTVRATDTARLRVVGLAGFGDRGGLPNSTVALVTLSSAQRLLRLGSNVSEVAVVAAPGVVPEDLRDRITAAVGPGYEVAPSRDIAAAGAAAARDQLGWLQLVLLALAAAVLLVGAFLIANTFSIVITQRTRELALLRAAGATAGQVLRSVLGEALLVGLTASAAGLGLGVAAATGIRDLARAFGVPLPEGGLVLTPRTVLVAFAVGVLVTVGSAVGPARRAAAVAPVAALRSAAAARTGRVRVVAGALAAAAGLAAIAAVLAADAPVPLLGAAAVAAVVGLALLGPALTPALVRLIGRPLAAAGVPGRLATDSAARTPRRTAATALALALGLALISFMAVLGTSVKSSVRQSYAEVITADHIVESARNEMLGGLSPAVYDRISRLPEVAVASRLRYGHWRDGDATRALTAVDPATLPRVANLHFTAGSLAALTGGGVVLAEQVARDRGLGVGDQLPMTFSRTGTRPLPVVGLLRDGDARALSTDYIISLDTFARLYSEEVDASILIRTADSVDRAGAERAIRAALADTPTAQLRDQAAAVAGRTMMIDQVLGLVTVLLMLAVLIALLGITNTLALSITERTAEIGLLRAVGMTRRQLGWMIRAEAVLVAALASALGIALGGGFALAMVRALGRDVPTVLAVPTGRLLIVVAVALTAGLLAGLLPARRAARLDVLAAIGTP